The genomic stretch CTGCACGGACGTCGTCGTACGGCAGGCCCGCACCGACCGGGGCATCGACATCACCGGGCGTACGGCCGACGGACGCAGCGTGGCCGTCCAGTGCAAGAACCGGGCTGCCCGCTGGTCCGTCCCCAGCGCCGACATGCAGAAGTTCGCCGGCGCCGCCCGAGCCATCGACCGCGTCGATGTCGCGCTGTTCGTCGCCACCAGCCACTCAGCCACGAAGCACAGGCGATCGCCGACCTGAGCGGCGTCATCACCGTGAACCGGGACGAACTCGAGGCATGGAGCGCCGGGGTGCAGCTCAACGCCCTGCGATAAGCACCACGTGCGAAGGCCCGAAGCCGCAAGAGCAAGTTGCGGCTTCGGGCCTTCGCCATGCTAACGGCTGAGCTCCTTCGGCGGGGTCCGCTGCTCGTCCACCTTCTCCACGCGCTCCAGTTCGCCCCACACCACGTACCGGTACCGCGAGGTGTACACCGGAGTGCACGTCGTCAGCGTGATGTAGTGGCCCGCCTTGGACTTGCCCGACTCCTTCGGGACCGCGCCCAGGACCTTGACGTTGTACTTCGAGGTTTCCGGGAGGGTGGCGTAGATCTTGTAGATGTACCAGTTGTCCTTGGTCTCGAAGACGATCGGGTCGCCTTCCTCCAGCTTGTCGATGTTGTGGAACTTCGCGCCGTGGCCGTCGCGATGGGCGGCGAGGGAGAAGTTGCCCTTCTTGCCGGAAGTGGGCAGCGCGGACTTGACCGGGTCGGTGTAGTAGCCGGCGACACCGTCGTTGAGGATCTTCGACGCCGTGCCCTTCTCGACCAGGATCTCGCCCTTGCTCATGTCCGGGACGTGCAGGAAGCCGACGCCGTTCTTGGAGTCGTAGGCCGCCGGGCCACCACCCTCGGCCTCCTGGGCCCAACTGTCACGGACCTTGTCGCCCTGCTCGTCCGCCTTGCGGTCCGCTATGACGTTCGTCCACCACAGGGAATAGACGACGAACAGACCCAGCACCAGGCCCGCCGTGATGAGGAGTTCACCGAAGACGCTGATCGCCGCCGCGATACGGCCGGTGCCCCGGCGCCGCGGGGAGGCGGGGGTGCCCGTCAGCTCTTGCTGCTCGGCGGTCGCTGCCACTGTTCATCTGCCCTTACTGCACGAGCGCATCCGGCTTGCCCTTGCTGCGCGGCCGTTCCTCGACCATCTTGCCCCACACGATCATCCGGTACTTGCTGGTGAACTCCGGCGTGCACGTGGTGAGCGTGATGTACCGCCCCGGCCCCGTGAACCCCGACTCCGGCGGCACCGGTTCCAGCACACTCACATTGCTCGGCGCCGTCACCGGCAGGATCGACGCCATCTTGTAGACGAAGTAGTCGTCCTGCGTCTCCACCACGATCGGATCGCCCGGCTCCAGCCTGTTGATGTACCGGAACGGTTCTCCGTGCGTGTTCCGGTGCCCCGCAAGCCCGAAGTTCCCCGTCTTCGCGTCCGGCATCGCCGTCTTCAGCTCGCCCTCGCCGTAATGCCCGACCATCCCCCGGTCCAGCACCTTCTTGTTGCTGATCCCCTCGGCGATGGGCACCACCACGTCCAGCTTCGGAATGTGCAGGATCGCGAAGCCCTGCCCCGGCTCGAAGGTCCCCGGGTTGCGCTTGCCGCTCTCCCAGTCCTCCTGGAGGTTGTTGCGCTCCTTGTCGGCCTGCGCATGCGCCCGCACGTTCGTCCACCACAACTGGTAGCTCACGAACAACAGCATCAGCACACCGGTCGTGATGAACACCTCGCCGATCGCGCGGCTGGCCACCACCCCCGCACTGGGCTTCCGCGCCCGCGCCTGCCGCCGCGCCTCGACCCGCGAAAGCGGCCGACTCCCCGACTCAGGCACGGACGTCGCCTGCGCTCCGCCCCCATGACGCCCATGACGCCGCTTGGCGGCCTTTCTCCGGGCCGCACGGCCCCCACCCGGGGTTCCGGCAGCGGAAGCGGCGGACGAGCCTCCAGAAGAGGCCCCAGAAGCGGACACGGACTCGCCGCCCGGTATCCGCAGCGCCACCGTCTCCTCATCGGCCGGCTGCGCCCACGCCTCACCCGCCCCCGCGCTCTCGTACCACTCCCCGAGCGCACCGGAACCCTCGTACGGCTGCTCCCCGTACGAGGCACCGGACTCGCGCTCGGGGCGCAGCTGGGTCACGCCGTGGCCCTGCCCACCACCGGGGCGAGCCCCGCGGAGCGCGCCACCGCGTCCTGGTAGCCGCACTCCACCAGCCAGTTCGCCAGCATCCGGTGACCGTGCTCGGTGAGCACCGACTCCGGATGGAACTGCACGCCCTCGACCGGCAGTTCACGATGCCGCAGCCCCATGATGATGCCGTCATGGGTGCGGGCGGTCACCTCGAGTTCGGCAGGCACGGTGTCCGGCTCGGCCGCCAGCGAGTGATAGCGGGTCGCGGTGAACGGCGACGGCAGACCGGCGAACACACCCTTGCCCTCGTGCTCGACCAACGAGGTCTTGCCGTGCAGCAACTCCGGCGCCCGGTCCACGACACCGCCGTACGCCACCTGCATCGACTGCATGCCCAGGCAGACACCGAAGACGGGGACCCCGGTCGCGGCGCAGTGGCGGACCATCTCGACGCAGACGCCCGCCTGCTCCGGCGTCCCGGGCCCCGGCGACAGCAGGACACCGTCGAAACCGTCCTGGGCATGCGCCGTGGACACCTCGTCGTTGCGCAGGACCTCGCACTCGGCGCCCAGTTGGTACAGGTACTGGACCAGGTTGAAGACGAAGCTGTCGTAGTTGTCGACGACGAGAATGCGCGCGCTCACTGGTTGTCCACCGTCACATCGTTGAAGGGAAGCAGCGGCTCGGCCCACGGAAAGACGTACTGGAACAGGACATACACCGTGGCCACGACCAACCCGAGCGAAAGCAGCGCCCGCACCCACGCGTTTCCCGGCAGATGCCGCCAGATCCAGCCGTACATGCCGTTCCTT from Streptomyces davaonensis JCM 4913 encodes the following:
- a CDS encoding class E sortase codes for the protein MTQLRPERESGASYGEQPYEGSGALGEWYESAGAGEAWAQPADEETVALRIPGGESVSASGASSGGSSAASAAGTPGGGRAARRKAAKRRHGRHGGGAQATSVPESGSRPLSRVEARRQARARKPSAGVVASRAIGEVFITTGVLMLLFVSYQLWWTNVRAHAQADKERNNLQEDWESGKRNPGTFEPGQGFAILHIPKLDVVVPIAEGISNKKVLDRGMVGHYGEGELKTAMPDAKTGNFGLAGHRNTHGEPFRYINRLEPGDPIVVETQDDYFVYKMASILPVTAPSNVSVLEPVPPESGFTGPGRYITLTTCTPEFTSKYRMIVWGKMVEERPRSKGKPDALVQ
- a CDS encoding aminodeoxychorismate/anthranilate synthase component II is translated as MSARILVVDNYDSFVFNLVQYLYQLGAECEVLRNDEVSTAHAQDGFDGVLLSPGPGTPEQAGVCVEMVRHCAATGVPVFGVCLGMQSMQVAYGGVVDRAPELLHGKTSLVEHEGKGVFAGLPSPFTATRYHSLAAEPDTVPAELEVTARTHDGIIMGLRHRELPVEGVQFHPESVLTEHGHRMLANWLVECGYQDAVARSAGLAPVVGRATA
- a CDS encoding class E sortase yields the protein MAATAEQQELTGTPASPRRRGTGRIAAAISVFGELLITAGLVLGLFVVYSLWWTNVIADRKADEQGDKVRDSWAQEAEGGGPAAYDSKNGVGFLHVPDMSKGEILVEKGTASKILNDGVAGYYTDPVKSALPTSGKKGNFSLAAHRDGHGAKFHNIDKLEEGDPIVFETKDNWYIYKIYATLPETSKYNVKVLGAVPKESGKSKAGHYITLTTCTPVYTSRYRYVVWGELERVEKVDEQRTPPKELSR